A single Bacteroidales bacterium DNA region contains:
- a CDS encoding glycosyltransferase family 4 protein: MKIIYISDSILPSKTANSVHVMNMCNSLAEIGHEVLFIAVSTKQLELKNVDNIFSFYGIKKTFNLKIISALHFKNKILNAIYRELIINPKIKKILKNHKPDIVYGRQVFGCYIAAKTGFPVILESHAPMWEIGPVNNLYFNKLIKHKNFVRLIVITEALKNIYRKKNYNIDDIAVLPDASVPVPDFSHKIKLNSNSDNLKIMYTGHLYPGRGTENIIYLAEQLPEHDFYIVGGLEKDIDFWKSKSNFKNLHFLGFIPPAEVYKYRNSADILLAPYQKKVLVYGAHETSQFMSPLKIFEYMSSKKPVICSDLPVLREILNENNAILVPPDDYESWKNAVIKLAENPSFGAELANNSYNDFLESYTWDKRAEILTRFSLKFIR; encoded by the coding sequence ATGAAAATTATTTATATTTCAGACTCAATACTCCCTTCAAAAACAGCTAACAGTGTGCATGTTATGAATATGTGTAATTCATTGGCTGAAATTGGACATGAAGTGTTATTTATTGCAGTAAGTACCAAACAACTTGAGTTGAAAAATGTTGACAATATTTTCAGTTTCTATGGTATAAAAAAAACTTTTAATTTAAAGATAATTAGTGCTTTGCATTTTAAAAATAAGATTTTGAATGCAATTTACAGAGAGCTTATTATTAATCCGAAAATTAAAAAAATCTTAAAAAATCATAAGCCCGACATAGTTTACGGCAGGCAAGTTTTCGGATGTTATATTGCAGCTAAAACAGGGTTTCCTGTTATCTTGGAATCGCACGCTCCTATGTGGGAAATCGGACCTGTAAATAATCTGTATTTTAATAAGTTGATTAAGCACAAAAATTTTGTTCGCTTAATTGTAATTACTGAAGCCCTTAAAAATATATACAGGAAGAAAAATTATAACATTGATGATATTGCTGTATTACCTGACGCTTCGGTTCCTGTACCCGATTTTTCACATAAAATTAAGTTGAATTCAAATTCAGATAATTTAAAGATAATGTACACCGGACATCTATACCCCGGAAGAGGAACAGAAAATATAATATATTTAGCAGAACAATTGCCTGAACATGATTTTTATATTGTCGGCGGATTAGAGAAAGATATTGACTTTTGGAAATCAAAAAGTAATTTTAAAAATTTGCATTTTTTGGGTTTTATTCCGCCGGCTGAAGTTTATAAATACAGAAACAGTGCTGATATATTGCTTGCACCCTATCAAAAAAAAGTTTTAGTTTACGGAGCGCATGAAACCTCTCAATTTATGTCTCCTTTGAAAATTTTTGAGTATATGTCAAGCAAAAAGCCCGTTATTTGTTCAGACTTGCCTGTATTGAGAGAAATTTTAAATGAAAACAATGCAATATTAGTTCCGCCTGATGATTACGAAAGCTGGAAAAATGCTGTTATAAAACTTGCAGAAAATCCGTCTTTCGGTGCTGAACTTGCAAATAATTCGTATAATGATTTTCTTGAGTCATACACTTGGGATAAAAGAGCTGAAATATTAACCCGTTTCTCTTTAAAATTTATCAGGTAA
- a CDS encoding KilA-N domain-containing protein — MKSINVKEQTVSVIRINNEDYISITDIARFKNPKEPKDVVKNWLRNRSTIEYLGLWEKINNPEFKGVEFDPLLFEAGSNSFSLSPSKWIEKTNAVGVHNKLGRGGGTYAQKDIAFEFASWISAEFKLYLIKEFQRLKKDENDRLKLEWDFQRTLAKVNYKIHTDAIKERLIPEELNNKQTSVIYANEADVLNMALFGKTAKQWREANPDKKGNVRDDATIHQLVVLSNMESINAMLIHQNLSQKERLVKLNDMAISQMKSLIANKNLKRIENGKK, encoded by the coding sequence ATGAAAAGTATAAATGTGAAAGAACAGACTGTTTCCGTAATACGGATAAATAATGAAGATTATATTAGCATTACCGATATAGCAAGATTTAAAAATCCTAAAGAACCCAAAGATGTTGTAAAGAATTGGTTAAGAAACAGAAGCACTATTGAATATCTTGGTCTTTGGGAAAAAATTAATAACCCTGAATTTAAAGGGGTCGAATTCGACCCCCTTTTATTTGAAGCAGGAAGTAATAGTTTTTCACTTTCACCCTCAAAATGGATTGAAAAAACAAATGCTGTTGGTGTTCATAACAAATTAGGAAGGGGTGGTGGAACATACGCCCAAAAAGATATTGCTTTTGAATTTGCATCGTGGATAAGTGCAGAGTTTAAACTCTATTTAATAAAAGAGTTCCAACGACTTAAAAAAGATGAAAATGACCGATTGAAACTTGAATGGGATTTTCAACGCACTTTAGCTAAAGTAAACTACAAAATTCATACAGATGCCATTAAAGAACGATTAATACCCGAAGAGCTTAACAATAAGCAAACCTCTGTTATCTATGCTAATGAAGCAGATGTATTGAATATGGCACTATTTGGCAAAACTGCAAAACAGTGGCGTGAGGCGAATCCTGATAAAAAGGGAAATGTCAGGGATGATGCAACTATTCATCAATTGGTTGTATTGTCAAATATGGAAAGTATTAATGCAATGCTGATTCACCAAAATTTGTCACAAAAAGAAAGATTGGTAAAGCTAAATGACATGGCAATTTCTCAAATGAAATCGCTGATAGCCAACAAAAATTTAAAAAGAATTGAAAATGGCAAAAAATAA
- a CDS encoding oligosaccharide flippase family protein, with protein sequence MSLKKTILKNVVSEWISKIIIIASALIITPVLLSYFGKYQYGLWEAIGQGAAFLMLFDFGIANSIARFIAKNSVTDDFEENKRVYSTSLAVFFFAAVLTLFISLIVLPYIPEIFNTTENYQQISQVLFGILSLNIIVAFPLRVGRGLLQAKDRYDLISLIQLFFNVIYLILVLLFFYRGIGDLILLAEITLSVNLLSEIVLFLIALKYHKYLKFKFRYITKKNFKELFSLGASSLVQSISAMLYTKGIILSVSIMIGLAATPLFSIPNSIINKIGPFVNRLGSTFVPIASRMNAKNDIAKLRELNIHGVRYGLAISIPISVFLFFYGKQLLELWLGNTGLNNLDLQNMAYAVAVMIVPFGLGAPQTASRAIFRATNKHWFVANLMLISVSAGLITTIILIKYTDLGILGAAIGWSFRYLIVDILVMPFAVCRNLQINIKHYFSKVYLPPLFSALVLIVFSLVYNRFIDFENIYNFIILITVFGILSFLLILFIILNAEHRKFLIKKIRFNRK encoded by the coding sequence ATGAGTTTAAAAAAAACTATATTAAAAAATGTTGTTTCTGAATGGATAAGCAAAATTATTATTATTGCTTCTGCTTTAATAATAACGCCTGTTTTATTATCGTACTTCGGAAAATATCAATATGGTTTATGGGAAGCAATAGGGCAGGGTGCAGCATTTTTAATGCTTTTCGATTTTGGTATAGCAAACAGTATTGCTCGTTTTATTGCAAAAAATTCAGTAACTGATGATTTTGAGGAAAACAAAAGAGTTTACAGTACATCTCTTGCAGTTTTCTTTTTTGCGGCAGTTCTAACTCTTTTCATTTCACTTATAGTATTACCTTATATTCCGGAAATATTTAATACAACAGAAAATTACCAACAAATCTCCCAAGTTCTTTTCGGAATATTAAGTTTGAATATTATTGTTGCTTTTCCTTTGCGTGTGGGCAGAGGTTTGCTGCAAGCCAAAGACAGATACGACCTTATATCACTTATACAGCTCTTTTTTAATGTTATATACTTAATTTTAGTCCTGTTGTTTTTTTACAGAGGAATTGGAGATTTGATTTTACTCGCTGAAATAACTTTAAGTGTAAATTTATTATCCGAAATAGTATTATTCTTAATCGCCTTAAAGTATCATAAATATCTGAAATTCAAATTTAGATATATTACTAAAAAGAATTTCAAAGAATTATTTTCACTTGGAGCAAGTTCGCTTGTACAATCAATATCAGCTATGTTGTACACAAAAGGCATTATTCTTTCTGTCAGCATAATGATAGGACTTGCAGCAACCCCATTATTTTCGATCCCTAATTCAATAATAAATAAAATAGGGCCTTTTGTTAATCGATTAGGTTCTACGTTTGTGCCTATTGCAAGCAGAATGAATGCCAAAAATGATATTGCAAAACTCCGAGAATTAAATATTCACGGTGTCAGATACGGATTAGCAATCAGTATCCCGATTAGTGTTTTTCTGTTTTTTTACGGAAAACAATTGTTGGAATTATGGCTGGGAAATACCGGATTAAATAATTTAGATTTACAAAATATGGCATATGCTGTTGCAGTAATGATTGTTCCGTTTGGTCTGGGTGCACCGCAAACAGCAAGCAGAGCTATTTTCAGAGCCACAAATAAACATTGGTTTGTAGCAAATCTTATGCTTATATCAGTGTCAGCAGGTTTAATAACTACAATAATACTTATTAAATATACTGATTTGGGAATACTTGGAGCTGCAATAGGTTGGTCGTTCAGATATTTAATTGTTGATATTTTGGTTATGCCCTTTGCTGTTTGTCGAAATTTACAAATAAATATTAAACATTATTTCAGTAAAGTCTATTTGCCTCCCTTGTTTTCAGCTTTAGTATTAATAGTTTTTTCTCTTGTTTATAACAGGTTTATAGATTTTGAAAATATATATAATTTTATTATTTTGATTACCGTTTTCGGCATATTAAGTTTTTTGTTAATCTTATTTATAATATTAAATGCAGAACATCGAAAATTTTTAATAAAAAAAATACGATTCAACAGAAAATAG
- a CDS encoding acylneuraminate cytidylyltransferase family protein — protein MKYLAIIPARGGSKGIKNKNIIDIKGKPLLYYTINPALQLLKENIISKLILSTDSKKIAEIGAEYGVNVPFIRPADISGDKAKSFSYVMHALNYYEKQEIYFDAVIILQPTSPLRNYSDISGAINLFNETKNRKSLISCYDDETINELILYKKDNNFAIPLHPNHNKGVRRQEHDNIFIRNGAIYIVSTEFIKQTNQLFDETPLMYEMPKSRSINLDCREDLKILKRSL, from the coding sequence ATGAAATATTTGGCAATAATTCCTGCGAGAGGCGGTTCAAAAGGAATAAAAAATAAAAATATTATCGACATTAAGGGTAAACCTCTTTTGTACTACACAATTAATCCTGCTCTGCAATTACTTAAAGAGAACATTATATCAAAACTTATTTTATCTACTGATTCAAAAAAAATTGCTGAAATCGGAGCTGAATATGGCGTTAATGTACCGTTTATTCGCCCTGCCGATATTTCAGGCGATAAAGCAAAATCTTTTTCTTATGTTATGCATGCCCTTAATTATTATGAAAAACAAGAAATATACTTTGATGCCGTAATTATTCTTCAACCTACTTCACCACTTCGTAATTATTCAGATATTTCAGGAGCAATAAATTTGTTTAATGAAACAAAAAACAGAAAATCACTAATTTCTTGTTATGATGATGAAACAATTAACGAGTTGATTTTGTACAAAAAAGATAATAATTTTGCAATACCTTTGCATCCAAATCATAACAAAGGAGTCAGACGGCAAGAACATGATAATATTTTCATCAGAAACGGAGCAATATATATTGTTTCAACAGAATTTATTAAGCAAACAAATCAACTTTTTGATGAAACACCGTTGATGTACGAAATGCCGAAAAGCAGGTCAATTAACCTTGACTGCCGGGAAGATTTAAAAATTTTAAAAAGAAGTTTATGA
- a CDS encoding class I SAM-dependent methyltransferase codes for MIKKGDIDSFDKNWKIRKEAHYTHWVKGEPQNQIQLAFRNHWTLFNELMQNSFFNKGKRVLEVGCGRGSLSCYFSNTAYDCTLLDKSEKVIDIAKTIFNNNKLNADFITGDANKLPFDDKTFDIVFSIGLLEHFEDIEKPMQEQMRILDAGGLFIAYVVPKYENNVQKDFLWINEILKAYSKNDNTVEKEKIYRSDDNSEKYISVMKDYGLKEINSSGVYPLPMISHSIEFPFSLMPDDSEKAIVNHFNKILKTRKKQTGKHPWLCDEGFGQAFIVWGFKK; via the coding sequence ATGATAAAAAAAGGCGATATTGATTCTTTCGATAAAAATTGGAAAATTCGAAAAGAAGCACATTATACTCATTGGGTAAAGGGTGAGCCTCAAAATCAAATTCAACTGGCTTTCAGAAATCATTGGACACTTTTCAATGAGTTAATGCAAAATTCTTTTTTTAATAAAGGCAAAAGGGTGCTTGAAGTAGGATGCGGAAGAGGTAGTTTGTCTTGCTACTTCAGTAATACAGCTTATGATTGCACGCTTTTAGATAAATCAGAAAAAGTTATTGATATTGCAAAAACAATATTCAATAATAACAAACTAAATGCCGATTTTATAACAGGAGATGCCAACAAACTTCCTTTTGATGATAAGACTTTTGACATTGTATTTTCAATAGGTTTACTTGAGCACTTTGAAGATATTGAGAAGCCAATGCAAGAACAAATGAGAATTTTGGATGCCGGAGGATTATTTATAGCTTATGTTGTTCCGAAGTATGAAAATAATGTTCAAAAAGATTTTTTATGGATTAATGAAATACTTAAGGCTTATTCTAAAAATGATAATACAGTTGAAAAAGAAAAGATATACAGGTCGGATGATAATTCTGAAAAATATATTTCAGTTATGAAAGATTACGGGCTGAAAGAAATAAATTCAAGCGGAGTATATCCTTTGCCGATGATTTCGCATTCTATAGAATTTCCTTTTTCTTTGATGCCCGATGATAGTGAGAAAGCAATTGTAAATCATTTTAACAAAATATTAAAAACTCGTAAAAAACAAACAGGGAAGCATCCTTGGCTTTGTGATGAAGGTTTTGGACAAGCTTTTATAGTTTGGGGATTTAAAAAATAG
- the neuC gene encoding UDP-N-acetylglucosamine 2-epimerase: protein MKKRKICVVVASRANYGRVKYLLKAVEAHPELELQLIVGASILLYRFGNAIDIIEKDGFKPVRKIYYIIEGETLSTQAKSTGLGIVELSTAFEDLNPDIVLTVADRFETMATAIAATYMNIPLAHLQGGEITGNIDERVRHAITKLADIHFPATEESKQRIIKLGENPDTIFNFGCPAMDILKNEDLSINKQIMAKYGGTGQPVDWSKPYMLMVQHPVTTSYGEGREQVEQTLEALLKFPDCQKIVLWPNIDAGSDDVAKGIRIFREKNRKANFHYFRNFSPEDYARVLRNATCLVGNSSSFIREGDFLGVPAVIVGNRQEGREHGENVMFAGYDSNDIISKINLQLKNKKYKSGKIFGEGEAGKKITDKLVQVKLNLLKKNTF from the coding sequence ATGAAAAAAAGAAAAATATGCGTAGTAGTTGCCAGCAGAGCAAACTACGGACGTGTGAAATATTTGCTTAAAGCCGTTGAGGCACACCCCGAATTAGAATTGCAATTAATCGTAGGAGCTTCAATTTTGTTATACAGATTCGGAAATGCAATTGATATTATTGAAAAAGACGGATTTAAACCCGTAAGAAAGATTTATTATATCATTGAAGGCGAAACATTAAGTACACAAGCAAAATCAACCGGACTTGGTATTGTTGAACTGTCAACGGCATTTGAAGATTTAAATCCGGATATTGTTCTTACAGTTGCCGACAGATTTGAAACAATGGCAACTGCAATTGCGGCTACATATATGAATATTCCGCTTGCTCACTTACAAGGCGGTGAAATTACCGGAAATATTGACGAAAGAGTACGTCATGCAATAACAAAACTTGCAGATATACATTTTCCCGCTACCGAAGAATCAAAACAAAGAATTATAAAACTCGGCGAAAATCCTGATACAATTTTTAATTTTGGATGTCCGGCAATGGATATTTTGAAAAATGAAGATTTAAGCATTAATAAGCAAATAATGGCAAAATACGGCGGCACAGGGCAACCTGTTGATTGGAGTAAACCGTATATGTTAATGGTTCAACATCCGGTTACCACAAGCTACGGAGAAGGACGCGAACAGGTAGAACAAACTTTAGAGGCACTTTTAAAATTTCCGGACTGTCAAAAAATTGTTTTATGGCCGAATATTGATGCAGGGAGTGATGACGTGGCAAAAGGAATCAGGATATTCAGAGAAAAAAACAGAAAAGCAAATTTTCATTATTTCAGAAATTTTTCACCCGAAGATTATGCAAGAGTTTTGCGAAATGCAACTTGTTTGGTCGGAAATTCGTCTTCATTTATCAGAGAAGGGGATTTTCTGGGAGTTCCTGCTGTTATTGTAGGTAACAGACAAGAAGGACGAGAGCATGGCGAAAATGTTATGTTTGCCGGATACGATTCAAATGATATTATATCAAAAATAAATTTGCAGTTGAAAAATAAGAAATATAAATCCGGTAAAATATTCGGAGAAGGTGAAGCCGGGAAAAAAATTACTGATAAATTAGTACAGGTAAAATTAAATCTACTTAAAAAAAATACATTTTAA
- a CDS encoding N-acetylneuraminate synthase family protein, with protein sequence MKKNKTFIIAEIGQAHEGSLGILHSYIDAVAGTGVDAIKFQTHIAEAESSIYEAFRKNFSYVDKTRYDYWQRMEFTKEQWYEIKQHCESVDLEFISSPFSCLAVDLLKELDMKKYKVASGEICNLLMLSKIAETGKEIILSSGMSSFKELDQTIEFLKPYGNKISVLQCTTKYPTAPEDTGLNVLSELKNRYNLPVGLSDHSGTIFPAIAAVALGAKIIEVHAVFDKKIFGPDSTSSLTINELKTMSEGIRYVDIMLQNNINKNDDSEFIELKKIFGKSLAVNKDLKKGSEITVNVLESKKPGTQGIPAKDFKKVIGKKLKTDKKKYDFLKPEDLI encoded by the coding sequence ATGAAAAAAAATAAAACTTTTATAATAGCAGAAATAGGTCAAGCTCATGAAGGAAGTCTCGGAATATTGCATTCATATATTGATGCAGTTGCCGGAACCGGAGTTGATGCAATTAAATTTCAAACACATATAGCAGAAGCCGAAAGCAGTATTTACGAAGCTTTCAGAAAAAACTTTTCTTATGTTGATAAAACAAGATATGATTATTGGCAAAGAATGGAATTTACAAAAGAGCAGTGGTATGAAATAAAACAACATTGCGAATCTGTAGATTTGGAATTTATAAGCTCACCTTTTTCATGCCTTGCAGTAGATTTGCTGAAAGAACTTGACATGAAAAAATACAAAGTTGCTTCGGGCGAAATCTGTAACTTGTTAATGTTGAGCAAAATAGCTGAAACCGGAAAAGAAATAATCCTGTCAAGCGGAATGAGCAGTTTTAAAGAATTAGACCAAACAATTGAGTTCTTGAAACCTTACGGAAATAAAATATCTGTTCTTCAATGTACCACAAAATACCCGACTGCTCCGGAAGACACAGGATTAAATGTATTAAGCGAATTAAAAAACAGATACAACTTGCCTGTCGGACTTTCTGACCATTCAGGAACAATATTTCCGGCAATTGCTGCCGTTGCACTCGGTGCCAAAATAATTGAAGTTCATGCTGTATTTGATAAAAAAATATTCGGACCCGATTCAACATCTTCATTAACAATAAATGAACTGAAAACAATGTCCGAAGGGATACGTTATGTCGATATTATGTTACAAAATAATATTAATAAAAACGATGATTCAGAATTTATTGAATTGAAGAAAATCTTCGGAAAATCACTTGCCGTCAACAAAGATTTAAAAAAAGGCAGTGAGATTACTGTTAATGTACTCGAAAGCAAAAAACCCGGAACGCAAGGTATTCCTGCAAAAGATTTTAAAAAAGTTATTGGGAAAAAATTAAAAACAGATAAAAAGAAATATGATTTTTTGAAACCGGAAGACTTAATTTAA
- a CDS encoding glycosyltransferase: MNNKDNNKGVSIIMSVFNEEQDLKETIQSVLNQTYRNFEFIIINDKSTDNTQEILEKVANNDKRIKLIENEINLGLTKSLNKGIDASAYNLTARIDAGDKWDSGKLKKQVNFLEQNSEYVIIGTNTIAYNVQTNEERKVFLPEKDSEIRKKMLISSPMVHPSILFLKNAAKRYDETFQTGQDYNLYAEILQTGKAYNIQEFLTYIRTHQNKSISLNKWKQQKIARLKIRYKLFRQNKVRVWNYGRLIPDLLFLIIPNKAKLWKNTVFSFFKSNG, translated from the coding sequence ATGAATAATAAAGACAACAATAAAGGCGTGTCAATTATTATGTCTGTATTTAATGAAGAGCAAGACCTGAAAGAGACGATTCAGAGTGTTTTAAATCAAACATACAGAAATTTTGAGTTTATTATTATTAATGATAAATCAACCGACAATACACAAGAAATTTTAGAAAAAGTTGCAAATAATGATAAGAGAATAAAGCTTATTGAAAATGAAATAAATTTAGGGCTGACAAAATCTTTGAATAAAGGTATTGATGCTTCTGCATATAATTTGACGGCAAGAATTGATGCCGGAGATAAGTGGGATTCCGGAAAATTAAAGAAACAAGTAAATTTTTTAGAACAGAATTCCGAATATGTGATAATCGGCACAAATACAATTGCTTACAATGTTCAAACAAATGAAGAACGAAAAGTTTTCTTGCCCGAAAAAGATTCCGAAATAAGGAAAAAAATGTTAATCTCGTCTCCTATGGTGCATCCTTCAATTTTATTTTTAAAAAATGCGGCAAAAAGATATGATGAAACTTTTCAAACAGGTCAAGATTATAATTTGTATGCTGAAATTTTACAAACAGGTAAAGCTTATAATATACAAGAATTCCTTACATATATTCGTACTCATCAAAATAAAAGTATATCTTTGAATAAGTGGAAACAACAAAAAATTGCAAGATTAAAAATTAGGTACAAATTATTCAGACAAAATAAAGTCCGGGTTTGGAATTACGGAAGATTAATTCCGGATTTGCTATTTTTAATAATTCCAAATAAAGCAAAATTATGGAAGAACACGGTTTTTTCTTTCTTTAAATCAAATGGTTGA
- a CDS encoding glycosyltransferase family 4 protein, protein MKTLHIIDHMSLGGAQFLIKGVFEKYQNPDLFLFALRKTDLVIEVNHKNVFVSKSKSKYSFHPIKEIKKIIKDNNIQIIHCYLLKSQIFGYILRKFFFPKIKLIFHELGEIFQNDRNIYKKFMKFSESKVDKYVVVSKATKTALVNKTNINGANIEVLDNYIILNDFNRSKIHIDKKQEKKKLNIQENEIVLGYAGRLSKVKGCEHLINAMPFVNKNAKLIIAGTGDEKSKLENLIAQNNAEQKVKLLGFVQNIRQFYMLIDILVIPSEHESFGLIAIEAQALGIPVIASDIPGLNEVVINNKTGLLFERKNSKDLAEKINKLIEDNELKAQLINGGYENVKKYDIDDYYNKMLNVYQNLISNE, encoded by the coding sequence ATGAAAACATTACATATAATAGACCACATGAGTTTGGGAGGTGCTCAATTTCTGATAAAAGGAGTATTTGAAAAATATCAAAACCCTGATTTATTTCTGTTTGCGTTACGAAAAACAGATTTAGTTATTGAAGTAAATCATAAAAATGTATTTGTATCTAAATCAAAGTCAAAATATTCTTTTCATCCCATTAAAGAAATAAAAAAAATTATAAAAGACAATAATATTCAAATTATTCATTGCTATTTGCTTAAATCACAAATATTTGGTTATATTTTAAGAAAATTCTTTTTTCCGAAAATTAAACTTATTTTTCACGAACTTGGCGAAATTTTCCAGAACGACAGAAATATTTACAAGAAATTCATGAAATTTTCAGAATCAAAAGTTGATAAATATGTTGTGGTTTCAAAAGCAACAAAAACGGCACTTGTCAACAAAACGAATATTAACGGAGCAAACATTGAAGTGCTTGACAATTATATTATTTTAAATGATTTTAACAGAAGTAAAATTCATATTGATAAAAAGCAGGAAAAAAAGAAGCTTAATATACAAGAAAATGAAATAGTTTTAGGATATGCCGGACGTTTAAGCAAAGTAAAAGGTTGCGAACATCTTATAAATGCAATGCCTTTTGTAAATAAAAATGCAAAACTGATTATAGCCGGAACCGGAGATGAAAAATCAAAACTTGAAAATTTAATTGCACAAAATAATGCAGAACAAAAAGTTAAACTGTTAGGTTTTGTACAAAACATCAGGCAATTTTATATGCTTATTGATATTCTTGTTATTCCGTCCGAACATGAATCTTTCGGTCTGATAGCGATTGAAGCACAGGCACTTGGTATTCCGGTAATTGCATCTGATATTCCCGGTCTTAATGAAGTAGTTATTAACAATAAAACAGGACTCCTTTTTGAGAGGAAAAACTCAAAAGATTTAGCCGAAAAAATCAACAAACTTATTGAAGACAATGAATTAAAGGCACAACTTATCAACGGCGGTTATGAAAATGTTAAAAAATACGATATTGATGATTATTACAATAAAATGTTAAATGTGTATCAGAATCTTATAAGTAATGAATAA
- a CDS encoding MBOAT family protein has translation MLISSYLFYGWIHPWFGILIAVSTITDYFAGLAIYKRTNNKKLFLIISITVNLGMLGFFKYFNFFIENIYQIINNFGINASYAGLKIFLPVGISFYTFQTLSYTIDIYRNKLVPRKDFIDFAVFVSFFPQLVAGPIERAKRFLPQIENKRSFNIKLIETALPLLIKGFFKKIVIADNIAIFADKVFLLDSPSIYVLIAGTLAFTLQILADFSAYTDIARGVAKLLGFDLVRNFMNPYLAVSPSDLWRRWHISFSSWIRDYLYFSLGGSRVKTSIHFAFVLVVTMGLSGLWHGAAWTFVIWGIYHGLLVFIYHKIGKGGKWKPKKGFHTISACFIMFTLTVIGWMFFRATSIDWLTNIFLQSNIGFSGNDFLIGTIIIAFVILYSLPMVLFTILDKYFPEKEWIYSIMYGFLLVLMVLFFRETGQDFIYFQF, from the coding sequence TTGCTCATAAGCAGTTATCTTTTTTATGGTTGGATACATCCTTGGTTTGGTATTTTAATTGCCGTATCAACCATTACTGATTATTTCGCCGGACTTGCTATTTATAAGAGGACAAATAATAAAAAACTGTTTTTAATTATTAGTATTACAGTTAATCTTGGAATGCTGGGGTTTTTTAAATACTTCAATTTTTTTATTGAAAACATATATCAAATAATAAACAACTTTGGTATTAATGCTTCATATGCAGGATTAAAAATTTTCCTTCCGGTAGGAATTTCATTTTATACTTTTCAAACATTAAGTTATACAATAGATATTTATAGAAATAAGTTAGTACCTCGGAAGGATTTTATTGATTTTGCCGTTTTTGTCTCATTTTTTCCTCAATTAGTTGCCGGACCTATTGAACGAGCAAAAAGGTTTTTGCCGCAAATTGAGAATAAACGCAGTTTTAATATAAAATTAATTGAAACTGCACTTCCTTTATTAATTAAAGGATTTTTTAAGAAAATAGTTATTGCTGATAACATTGCAATATTTGCTGATAAAGTTTTTTTGCTTGATTCTCCTTCAATATATGTATTAATAGCCGGAACATTGGCTTTTACACTTCAAATTTTAGCCGATTTTTCTGCATATACTGATATAGCACGCGGTGTTGCCAAGCTTCTTGGTTTCGATTTAGTCCGAAATTTTATGAATCCGTATTTGGCAGTTTCACCATCGGATCTATGGAGAAGGTGGCATATTTCATTTTCTTCATGGATACGTGACTATTTATATTTCTCTCTTGGCGGATCTAGAGTAAAAACAAGTATTCATTTTGCTTTTGTATTAGTTGTAACAATGGGATTAAGCGGCTTATGGCATGGAGCTGCATGGACATTTGTTATTTGGGGTATATATCATGGCTTACTGGTTTTCATTTATCATAAAATTGGGAAAGGGGGTAAATGGAAACCTAAAAAAGGATTTCATACAATTTCTGCGTGCTTTATTATGTTTACACTGACAGTAATCGGATGGATGTTTTTCAGAGCAACCTCAATAGATTGGTTGACAAATATTTTTCTTCAATCTAATATAGGATTTAGTGGTAATGATTTTCTGATAGGAACTATTATAATTGCTTTTGTTATACTTTATTCTTTACCAATGGTTTTATTTACAATATTAGATAAATATTTTCCGGAAAAGGAGTGGATATATTCTATAATGTATGGATTTTTGTTAGTGTTAATGGTTTTATTTTTTAGAGAAACAGGACAAGATTTTATATACTTTCAATTTTAA